The Salegentibacter sp. Hel_I_6 region CTGGAGTAGTTTATTCAAATTTAATTGCTCTGGAAGGAGAAATCTTTGAAATAATTACTGAAGGAATTATTAGCATCAACATACAAAGAATTAAAGTACCCAGGTTTACCGCAAGGATATAATCCCAACTTAAATAAACGGGCACTTCAGTAACATAATAGGTTTCTGGATTTAATGGAATGAGTTTAAAATATTTCTGAAGTAATAGAAGCCCCAGCCCGATTAAATTTCCCCAAAAAAGTCCTTTAATAATAAGATACCCGGCATTATAAAGAAAGATTTTTCTAATGCTCCAATCGTCTCCTCCCAACGCTTTTAGAATCCCTATCATTTGAGTGCGTTCAAGAATTAACACTAGCAAAGCGGTAATCATATTAATACCCGCCACCAGGATCATAATTCCTATTATAAGCGCAATATTAAAATCGAAAAGCGCGAGCCATTCAAAGATCGAGTAATACTTCTGGGTGATCGTTTCTGTATCTAAAAAGGAGCCGGTATTTTCATAAACCTCCTGGCCTTTTTCGTTTATTTTATCGAAATCATTTAGAAACACTTCAAAATTCCCAATTTCGTTATCTTCCCAACGATTTATTCGCTGAATATGCCGAATATCAGCCAGCACATACAGCTTATCAAATTCCATAAAACCTGAATCATATATCCCGGTGATCAAAAAGCCTCGCGTTAAAGGCCTGTCACTTCCATCTCTTAAAAAGTAAGTAGGCACTCTATCCTCAACTTTCAATTGAAGCCTATTTGCTAAATATGCCGAAATTAAAATTTCATCATTAAGCTTATTATTATAATCGGGTAGTTTTCCTTCAGTCAAAAATTCTTCAAAATAACTCCAGTCATAATCGGTTCCCACACCTTTAACCACAACGCCTTCGAAATCGGTTTCAGTACGAATTATCCCAAACTTGGTGGCCACCGCCTGCATGTGAGAAATCCCTTCTACGGTTTCAAACTCAGGATAAAAATCCTGGTTTTTATCAAC contains the following coding sequences:
- a CDS encoding ABC transporter permease — translated: MNFEFFVVKRLIGGKSHKSSISAPIIKIAIAAIAIGVVMMLVSFATGLGLQEKIRDKIAAFNGHINISNYDNNSSQVTLVPVDKNQDFYPEFETVEGISHMQAVATKFGIIRTETDFEGVVVKGVGTDYDWSYFEEFLTEGKLPDYNNKLNDEILISAYLANRLQLKVEDRVPTYFLRDGSDRPLTRGFLITGIYDSGFMEFDKLYVLADIRHIQRINRWEDNEIGNFEVFLNDFDKINEKGQEVYENTGSFLDTETITQKYYSIFEWLALFDFNIALIIGIMILVAGINMITALLVLILERTQMIGILKALGGDDWSIRKIFLYNAGYLIIKGLFWGNLIGLGLLLLQKYFKLIPLNPETYYVTEVPVYLSWDYILAVNLGTLILCMLMLIIPSVIISKISPSRAIKFE